One part of the Oncorhynchus clarkii lewisi isolate Uvic-CL-2024 chromosome 7, UVic_Ocla_1.0, whole genome shotgun sequence genome encodes these proteins:
- the LOC139413105 gene encoding T-cell-specific surface glycoprotein CD28-like encodes MNVYWIPTILLSLSSAANMISSNNCKDKLRTFYVVRVSVNGIASVRCPNLTGKDQEEMRFHLYLGLVEVGNHTHDSAHNHNSTETVSPVGEGLGLRVNEQDHTVSFVLSGMTTERAGVYTCEGYPMYPPPIEKVPDEPQTLVLVEAFQCQAGGCVGPRVHGVPVWAWMLGFWVTTIYGLVVTVFAFVIWLRLRRVECSQSDYMNIKPKAPLRGHRKKQGVQHPIRMGRY; translated from the exons ATGAACGTTTACTGGATACCCAcgatcctcctctccctctccagcgctgccaacATGATAAGCTCAAACAACTGTAAAG ATAAGCTCAGAACGTTCTATGTGGTCCGTGTGTCTGTCAACGGCATTGCATCTGTCAGATGCCCCAACCTGACAGGCAAGGACCAGGAGGAGATGAGATTCCACCTTTACCTGGGCTTGGTCGAGGTTGGCAACCACACTCACGACAGTGCTCACAACCACAACTCCACAGAGACAGTGAGTCCTGTTGGGGAGGGTCTGGGGCTGAGGGTGAACGAACAGGACCATACGGTCAGTTTTGTCCTCTCTGGAATGACCACGGAGCGCGCTGGAGTCTATACCTGTGAGGGGTACCCCATGTACCCACCTCCCATTGAGAAAGTACCAGACGAGCCTCAGACCTTGGTCCTGGTTGAAG CATTTCAGTGCCAGGCAGGGGGATGTGTAGGCCCTAGAGTGCATGGTGTCCCTGTTTGGGCATGGATGCTGGGGTTCTGGGTCACCACCATCTATGGCCTGGTTGTCACGGTCTTCGCCTTTGTCATCTGG CTCAGACTGAGGAGAGTGGAGTGTTCCCAGAGTGACTACATGAACATCAAACCCAAAGCTCCACTCAGGGGGCACAGGAAGAAGCAGGGGGTCCAGCATCCAATCCGAATGGGACGATACTGA